From Zingiber officinale cultivar Zhangliang chromosome 5B, Zo_v1.1, whole genome shotgun sequence, the proteins below share one genomic window:
- the LOC121987745 gene encoding protein GOS9-like — MSSPSALSILHFLQSFGLQLAMACSSLINKCFRESWRCIKIGPWGGTGACNFDIGRSASQIKKVVLHTGDTVERLEISYVVDGNEVKTHPIGGSGGQSHEFELIPGEYINSMVGSVKTYRGETRISKLEFKTNLGKKHGPFGHGGGTEFTVPVMDGRIVGFFGQSGCYLNGIGVYLAPN, encoded by the exons ATGTCGTCTCCTTCAGCCTTGTCAATCCTCCATTTCCTCCAAAGCTTCGGCCTGCAGTTAGCCATGGCTTGCTCCAGCTTAATCAACAAGTGCTTCAGAGAATCATGGAGATGCATCAAGATTGGGCCATGGGGAGGCACCGGAGCCTGCAACTTTGATATTGGTCGATCTGCCTCCCAAATCAAAAAGGTCGTACTCCACACAGGAGACACCGTCGAACGTTTGGAGATCTCCTATGTTGTTGACGGGAATGAAGTCAAAACACACCCAATAGGCGGCAGTGGTGGTCAATCCCACGAG TTCGAACTAATTCCTGGTGAATACATCAACTCGATGGTTGGGTCCGTCAAAACCTATCGTGGAGAAACTCGTATTTCTAAGCTCGAATTTAAGACCAACTTGGGGAAGAAACATGGACCTTTTGGGCACGGAGGTGGCACGGAGTTCACTGTTCCAGTCATGGACGGTCGAATTGTTGGATTCTTTGGCCAATCTGGTTGTTATCTAAATGGGATTGGAGTCTATTTGGCTCCTAATTAA